The Edaphobacter flagellatus sequence GGGGCAGGCGATTGATCCTGCTCCCGTGGTCGATCTGCTGGACGATACGGAACCACTCGAAGTGGAGCTGGTGACGTCTCTGCTCTATCCGCATTGCTATTATTCGTATCGCCAGCTTCGCAACAACGTGGCGTCGCTTACGGCCGCGCGACGTGATGCGCTGATCGCTCTGGGGACGAAGCATCGTGGACGGCATGATGAATTGCTCAGGAGCTTCTCGGCAGGTCAGGGCTTCCGCTTCGACATTCTGATGGATATCGGTGGCTTCCGCGACATGCACCGGCATCGCCGCTGCATTCAGCTGCTGCAGGGCTATACGGATTTGCACGGCTACGAAGAACCTGTTTGTCCGGGACAGCCGACTCTGGCCGAGGCCGGGTTGGAGGCGGAGTATAAGGCGGCGATGGACGCAGCGTATGCGGCATATCGCTCTTTGCGTGATTCAGGTGTGCCTGAGGCTGCACAGTCGGCGCAGTATGTGTTGCCGTTGGGGACGCGCTGCCGGTCGATGTTCAAGATGGACTTCGCGGAGGCGTTTTATATCGCGGAGCTGCGCTCGGGTGTTGCGGGGCACTTCAGCTATCGCCGCGTGGCGTGGGAGATGTACAAGGCAGTGGCTGAGCGGCATCCGGCGCTGGCGAAGCACTTCAGGATTGAGGATGTGAATGAGCCGATTGATCTGCTGCGTCGATAAACGATTGTAGAGACAAAGACAGGGCAGATTCGAATCTGCCCTGTCTTTTTTGCAATGCGTCGTTTTGCAGTTTTATCGGGACAGCATCTTCCGGCGCAGGCTTCCCGCCAGTCCGACAGCTCCTGTAGCGAAGAGCAGGAGTGTGCTGGGCTCGGGGGTTGCTCCGCCGATCTGGTTGAAGGTGATGGCTTCTTCGAGCGAGAAGTAGTCCGTACCGCCCGCGGCGATCGGATTCTTGAAGTTCACGGTTCCCGTGGAGAAGTCTGACGAGATACCGCTGAAGTAGGCATTGGGGCCGCCGTAGCCGGTGGTGTCGGGGTTGCCGGCATTTTCAACAGCGCCGAAAGCATCGATTCCGTCGCCATCGAATTCGAAGACAGGGTTGCCGGGCGAGCTGAGAGCGATGCTGCTGAGTGGCGCGCCGGAGTTGTTAATGATGCCGACCAGAACGTCATCCGACCCATCATAGGTCGAAGAGGAGCTGGCTCCGGCGGAGGAGGTAACAGAGCCTCCAGGACCGATGGTGAGGACGATGTTGCAGTCAGTGGCAACGCCGAGTGCAGGGCAAAGCGGAGCTGCCAGAGCAGCCGGAGCAGCGATTCCCAGCGCCAGGGCTGAGAGCATACCTAGTATTTTCATAAATGCAGTTCTCCCGGATTTCGCTTAAGTGAAATTGGGCCCAGTGTTATCGAGATAAGGCACTTGAATGGCCACTGCGAAGTTGAGGATTAGAAGAGGAACTACGGCTGCCGCCACAGACCCGGTGCATTTTTTTGCATGACATGGGGGAAAGCTGAGAGAAATATTTCCTCTTTCGTTACGGGGTGGACCGGAAGAGTTCATGGTGTATTCGCTTTTTCTTTGCCAAAACGATTTTCAATGCTAGAATCCGCTTTGACGTTACCCAGGAGAACTGACACGTGGCAGATGACCGCACTAAAGCAATAGAGACAGCGCTTTCGCAACTGGAGAAGCAGTTTGGCAAGGGCTCCATCATGAGGCTTGGAGCGAAGGAGGCGATTGTCCCGATCTCGGTCATCTCGACGGGTTCAATCTCGTTCGACGCGGCGCTTGGCGTTGGCGGCGTTCCTCGCGGACGTATTGTGGAGATTTTCGGGCCTGAGTCGTCGGGTAAGACGACGATCACGCTGCAGATCGTTGCTGAAGCGCAGAAGGCCGGAGGTTTGGCGGCGTTTGTGGACGCTGAGCATGCTCTCGATCCCGCGTATGCGAAGAAGCTGGGTGTCGATACGGACAATCTGTTGGTGTCGCAGCCGGATTACGGCGAGCAGGCGCTGGAAATCGTTGAGGCGCTGGTGCGGTCAGGCGCGATCGATGTGTTGGTGGTTGACTCGGTTGCTGCTCTGGTTCCCAAGGCAGAACTCGACGGCGAGATGGGCGATTCGCACATGGGTCTGCAGGCGAGGCTGATGAGCCAGGCGCTGCGCAAGCTGACGGGAACGGTTTCGAAGTCGCGCACCTGCCTGATCTTTATCAACCAGATTCGTGACAAGATCGGCGTGATGTTCGGCAATCCGGAGACGACGACCGGAGGCCGTGCGCTGAAGTTCTACTCCTCGGTTCGTATCGACATTCGCCGCATTGGCGCAGTGAAGGAAGGCGATGTTGTCACCGGTTCGCGGACTAAGGTGAAGGTGGTGAAGAACAAGGTTGCGGCTCCGTTCCGCGATGCCGAGTTCGACATTCTTTACGGCGAGGGTATTTCCCGCGAGGGCGATGTGCTGGATCTGGCGGTGCTGCATAACGTCGTCGAGAAGAGCGGTGCGTGGTACAGCTATGCAGGTGAGCGCATCGGTCAGGGACGCGAGAATGTTCGCACGTTCCTGAAAGAGAACAAGGATGTCTTCGCACGTGTAGATGCAGAGGTTCGTAAGAAGCTCGGCATCGGACCTGCGGATGGAACGCCTGAGGTTCCGGCAGTTCCGGCTAACGGAGCAGCGGCGGCGACGGAGGCCGTGAAGTCGCGGAGGTCAGCGCAGTAGCCCCTCCCCCCTCGGGTTTTTGATAATGCATTTATTTTCAACGGTTTATGCGATTTGCACAGCCTAAAATATTCATTTGATGTGGGTTAGCTATCAAAATATTGATTTATAAAGAGTTAGCCCCGGTCCTTTTGGGCCGGGGCTTTTTATTTGCTGATTTAAGTGTAGCGAAGTGAGGGAAACTAATCGGCAGATTTTTGTGGGTTTATTTGCTTTGGAATGAGGGAGTTGAGATTTTGGGGGCTTGACAGAGTTTTCGCTCCAGCTGGCTGGGGGTCGTTTCGCCTTCGGCTCCACTCCGGCCTTCGGCAGAGCGGTGGCCGCTTCGCGGCGGCTGGACTTAGAGGGCAAAGCCTGAAGGCTTGGCGTACCTAGAGGCGCTTCGTGGCGTGGATGCGAAGACGCCCTGGATTGAAGGCCTGGAAGCGGTTCGCGCGGTTGCGCGAATGGCGCATAGCATATATGTCGCGATGAAGCTGCGCCATGAGTGGGGCTCCGGTTTAGTGGCTGGGGACTCAGCGGCGGCGGGAGGGTTTGTGCGATCCCACCTTCGCTCGCTGCGCGAGCGAAGGTGGGGCACCCGCTTTAGTTTCGCTTCGGATGATGGAGGGTCGTTGCGTCTGCGGCTTTACTCCAGCCTCTCAACCCAATGAGCAAGTTCGTCAGGGGATCCCGAGGTTTCGGCGGAGCGGTGGCTGCTTCGGGGTGGTTTGTTTTCGGCAGGGCTAAAGCGGTGCAAGAACGGAGCTGTTTGTGGCTGGATTCGGTGACCCTTCGACTTTGCTCAGGGCGGCTCTGAAGCGGTGTGCTCTTGGTGTGCTCTTAACGAGGCGGTTCGTGGTTTTCGGCAGTCTTTGTTTGCCAGCGCATGTTGGCATGCGTTCGGCTTTGTTTCAGGAACGGCCCTCAGAAGTGAGGGGGAATGGGTGTTTGGGCGAAAAATATCCCCGGGCTCTTTGGGAGTCCCGGGGGCGTCCGAGAGATATTGCTATTTGGTCTGGTAAGACCTTGTTTTCAGGCTCTTGGCGGCCAATCTCGAAAAATGGTTTAGAAGACAGAGGCTGTCTGGTTGATGCCTCCGGTGGATGGGGTAAAGATTTCTGAGAGAGGGGCGTCGGAGTTCATGCTGACGGGCGCTCCGGGGCCGTGGTCTTTGAATCCGGCGGGTCCGCCTGGGCCTCCGGGACCGAATCCACCGGCTTCTCCGGGTGCCCAGCGGCGGCGAGCAGGGCGCTCGGCCTGAAGCTTGGCCCACTGATCGGCGGAAAGGACGCCGCGAATGCTGAGGAGCATGCGGGCGTGGGCCTTCTCAAGCTCGGCGCGAGCGGATGCAACCTGATCGATCTGGGCGAGGACCTTGTTGGTGTCGGGCGGATTGGCGGCGAGCATCGGCTCGAGAAGGCTCTCCTGCCGCTCGACGTTGGACTTCAGATCGATGAGCTGGGTGCGGGTCTGCTGGAAGATGTCGTCCATGCGCTTCTGCTGATCGGCAGTGATGGAGAGCTTCTGGACGAGGTCGGGATTCTTCCACCACATGCCTGGGGGGCCCATGGCAAAGTCGGGGCGATGACGAGGACCGCTGCTCGGGTCCTGGAACTGGGAGCCTCCGCGAACGAACTTCTGCGAGGGCGCCTGTTGTGCCAAGGCCGAGGAACCGCACAGGATGGCGATGGAGAGCGTGGCGAAGAGACGGATACGTGTCATGTCAATTCTTCCTTTGAACGTTGCTGGATTGGCTGGCAGTTGTGTTGGCCAGAGGCTGCATAGGCGTGGGGACGGAGGAGTCGAGGGTCTGGTTGATGTCCTCAAGCAGAGCTTCATCGGACTGCGCGGTTGATTGAGCCGCAGGGGTGACGACGGCTGTCCG is a genomic window containing:
- the recA gene encoding recombinase RecA — protein: MADDRTKAIETALSQLEKQFGKGSIMRLGAKEAIVPISVISTGSISFDAALGVGGVPRGRIVEIFGPESSGKTTITLQIVAEAQKAGGLAAFVDAEHALDPAYAKKLGVDTDNLLVSQPDYGEQALEIVEALVRSGAIDVLVVDSVAALVPKAELDGEMGDSHMGLQARLMSQALRKLTGTVSKSRTCLIFINQIRDKIGVMFGNPETTTGGRALKFYSSVRIDIRRIGAVKEGDVVTGSRTKVKVVKNKVAAPFRDAEFDILYGEGISREGDVLDLAVLHNVVEKSGAWYSYAGERIGQGRENVRTFLKENKDVFARVDAEVRKKLGIGPADGTPEVPAVPANGAAAATEAVKSRRSAQ
- a CDS encoding PEP-CTERM sorting domain-containing protein, with amino-acid sequence MKILGMLSALALGIAAPAALAAPLCPALGVATDCNIVLTIGPGGSVTSSAGASSSSTYDGSDDVLVGIINNSGAPLSSIALSSPGNPVFEFDGDGIDAFGAVENAGNPDTTGYGGPNAYFSGISSDFSTGTVNFKNPIAAGGTDYFSLEEAITFNQIGGATPEPSTLLLFATGAVGLAGSLRRKMLSR
- a CDS encoding Spy/CpxP family protein refolding chaperone, whose amino-acid sequence is MTRIRLFATLSIAILCGSSALAQQAPSQKFVRGGSQFQDPSSGPRHRPDFAMGPPGMWWKNPDLVQKLSITADQQKRMDDIFQQTRTQLIDLKSNVERQESLLEPMLAANPPDTNKVLAQIDQVASARAELEKAHARMLLSIRGVLSADQWAKLQAERPARRRWAPGEAGGFGPGGPGGPAGFKDHGPGAPVSMNSDAPLSEIFTPSTGGINQTASVF